The following coding sequences are from one Eucalyptus grandis isolate ANBG69807.140 chromosome 11, ASM1654582v1, whole genome shotgun sequence window:
- the LOC104425215 gene encoding probable protein phosphatase 2C 12, producing the protein MKTPVKWEEGRRRKEIIRKDVDHLDLMEVLTQSAMALEEFIWLTLLNRITFNLFVEALHEKGLRDDTTCIVIYILPQDKPMASLPPPKKPGKGVFKSMFRKKSSESSSQIDQEYIEPDVVEELYEDGSAMLSERLDTKYPLCNMFRLFMCAICQVELKPGEGISIHAGSSNPGKER; encoded by the exons ATGAAGACTCCAGTTAAATGGGAAGAGGGAAGACGTAGGAAGGAGATTATAAGAAAAGATGTGGACCACTTAGATCTTATGGAAGTCTTGACACAAAGTGCAATGGCATTGGAAGAATTCATATGGCTAACCCTACTTAATAGGATaacatttaatttgtttgtG GAAGCTTTACATGAAAAAGGACTTCGAGATGATACAACATGCATTGTTATTTATATATTACCGCAAGATAAACCAATGGCTTCTTTGCCACCACCGAAGAAGCCAGGAAAAGGAGTATTCAAGTCAATGTTTCGTAAAAAGTCATCCGAATCATCTTCTCAGATTGATCAAGAATATATTGAGCCAGATGTAGTGGAGGAGTTATATGAGGACGGATCCGCAATGCTCTCAGAAAG GCTAGATACAAAATACCCCCTATGCAACATGTTTAGGCTGTTCATGTGTGCTATATGTCAAGTAGAGCTAAAGCCGGGAGAGGGCATATCCATACATgccggttcatcaaatccaggAAAAGAGCGTTGA